The Anopheles coluzzii chromosome 2, AcolN3, whole genome shotgun sequence genome window below encodes:
- the LOC120953893 gene encoding polyprenol reductase, with amino-acid sequence MFPWFDIRSINLINFLFANLIVTVVVLGGLLATIEKHLPTAIRQTFRYGKHALKGSPDRLVSLLEVPKAWFKHFYVFAALWSVAGFAVMMETYLTGQPARDYVIAFLDTMATNKRMVRTTPTETMVAMTLITLQCLRRFYETWFVQVFSSKLKINLSAYLVGYIHYFGTIVAILAQAEGFTRAGPVSLPTNGYRFEPSVRLALCVGVFCYAWYHQYLSNVILANLRKDKAGKVVSQKHSLPTGDYFEAVSSPHMFFEIVMYVVLFCVLHRNSTMVYVLLWVLSNQLMNSWLTHQWYVENFPNYPKQRKALVPFVL; translated from the coding sequence atgttcCCGTGGTTCGATATTCGGTCGATCAATTTGATCAACTTTCTGTTCGCCAACCTCATCGTGACGGTCGTGGTGCTCGGTGGACTGTTGGCAACGATcgaaaagcatctgcccacCGCCATCCGGCAGACGTTCCGGTATGGCAAGCATGCGCTGAAGGGGTCGCCGGACCGATTGGTGTCCCTGCTGGAGGTCCCGAAGGCGTGGTTCAAACATTTTTACGTCTTTGCTGCCCTCTGGTCGGTGGCCGGATTTGCCGTCATGATGGAGACCTACCTCACTGGCCAGCCAGCGCGGGACTACGTAATCGCCTTCCTCGACACGATGGCAACCAACAAGCGCATGGTGCGCACCACGCCTACCGAGACGATGGTTGCCATGACGCTGATCACGCTGCAGTGCTTGCGCCGGTTCTACGAGACCTGGTTCGTGCAGGTGTTCTCGAGCAAGCTGAAAATCAACCTGTCCGCGTACCTCGTCGGGTACATCCATTACTTCGGTACGATCGTGGCGATCCTAGCGCAGGCGGAGGGTTTCACCCGCGCCGGCCCCGTCTCGCTGCCCACCAACGGATATAGGTTCGAGCCCAGCGTCCGATTGGCCCTGTGCGTTGGCGTGTTTTGCTACGCCTGGTACCACCAGTACCTGTCGAACGTGATCCTGGCCAACCTGCGCAAGGACAAGGCGGGCAAAGTGGTGAGCCAGAAGCACAGCCTGCCGACCGGCGACTACTTTGAGGCCGTATCCTCGCCCCACATGTTCTTCGAGATCGTGATGTACGTCGTGCTGTTCTGTGTGCTGCACCGGAACAGTACGATGGTGTACGTGCTGCTGTGGGTCCTTTCGAATCAGCTGATGAACTCGTGGCTCACCCACCAGTGGTACgtggaaaactttcccaacTACCCGAAGCAAAGGAAAGCGCTCGTACCGTTCGTTCTGTGA
- the LOC120953890 gene encoding flotillin-1 isoform X3 yields the protein MVWGFVTCGPNEALVVSGCCHMKPLLVPGGRAFVWPSIQQVQRISLNTMTLQVESPTVYTSQGVPISVTGIAQVKIQGQNEDMLLTACEQFLGKSEAEIQHIALVTLEGHQRAIMGSMTVEEIYKDRKKFSKQVFEVASSDLVNMGITVVSYTLKDIRDEEFNGTNGGYLKSLGMARTAEVKRDARIGEAEARCDATIKEAIAEEQRMAARFLNDTEIAKAQRDFELKKAVYDVEVQTKKAEAEMAYELQAAKTKQRIKEEQMQIKVVERTQEIAVQEQEMQRRERELEATIRRPAEAEKYKLEKLAEANKLRVILEAEAEAEAIKVRGEAEAFAIAAKSKAEAEQMAKKAEAWREYREAAMVDMLLDTLPKVAAEVAAPLSQAKKITMVSSGNGEVGAVKLTGEVLQIVNKIPELVKSITGVDISRSVHAG from the exons ATGGTTTGGGGGTTTGTTACTTGCGGCCCGAACGAGGCCTTGGTAGTATCAG GATGTTGCCACATGAAGCCACTGTTGGTTCCTGGCGGTCGGGCATTCGTTTGGCCTTCGATTCAACAAGTGCAAAG AATCTCGCTCAACACCATGACGCTGCAGGTGGAAAGCCCGACCGTGTACACCAGCCAGGGCGTGCCAATCTCCGTCACCGGCATCGCGCAGGTAAAGATCCAGGGCCAGAACGAGGACATGCTGCTGACGGCGTGCGAACAGTTCCTCGGCAAATCGGAAGCCGAAATCCAGCACATCGCCCTGGTGACGCTCGAAGGCCACCAGCGTGCCATCATGGGCTCGATGACGGTCGAGGAGATCTACAAGGATCGCAAGAAGTTCTCGAAACAGGTGTTCGAGGTCGCTTCGTCCGACCTGGTCAACATGGGCATTACCGTCGTGTCCTACACGCTGAAGGATATCCGCGATGAGGAG TTCAACGGGACAAATGGG ggataCCTGAAAAGCCTCGGTATGGCCCGTACGGCGGAAGTGAAGCGTGACGCACGGATCGGCGAGGCGGAGGCCCGGTGCGATGCGACGATCAAGGAAGCGATTGCCGAGGAGCAACGGATGGCGGCCCGCTTCCTGAACGACACCGAGATCGCGAAGGCCCAGCGTGACTTCGAGCTGAAGAAGGCCGTGTACGATGTGGAGGTGCAGACGAAGAAGGCCGAGGCGGAGATGGCGTACGAGCTGCAGGCGGCCAAGACGAAGCAGCGCATCAAGGAGGAGCAGATGCAGATTAAGGTGGTCGAGCGTACGCAGGAAATTGCGGTCCAGGAGCAGGAAATGCAGCGCCGCGAGCGCGAGCTGGAGGCCACCATCCGCCGGCCGGCCGAGGCCGAGAAGTACAAGCTGGAAAAGCTGGCCGAAGCGAACAAGCTGCGCGTCATCCTGGAGGCGGAAGCAGAAGCGGAAGCG ATAAAGGTACGCGGAGAGGCGGAAGCGTTTGCCATCGCTGCCAAATCGAAGGCCGAAGCGGAACAGATGGCCAAGAAGGCGGAAGCTTGGAGAGAGTACCGTGAGGCAGCCATGGTCGATATGCTGCTGGATACACTGCCAAAG GTTGCGGCAGAAGTGGCGGCACCACTGTCGCAGGCGAAGAAAATCACGATGGTATCGAGCGGCAACGGTGAGGTCGGTGCCGTGAAGCTGACCGGCGAGGTGCTACAGATCGTGAACAAAATCCCGGAGCTGGTCAAATCCATCACCGGGGTTGATATCTCGCGG TCCGTACACGCTGGTTAA
- the LOC120953890 gene encoding flotillin-1 isoform X1, giving the protein MVWGFVTCGPNEALVVSGCCHMKPLLVPGGRAFVWPSIQQVQRISLNTMTLQVESPTVYTSQGVPISVTGIAQVKIQGQNEDMLLTACEQFLGKSEAEIQHIALVTLEGHQRAIMGSMTVEEIYKDRKKFSKQVFEVASSDLVNMGITVVSYTLKDIRDEEFNGTNGFNGSNRGYLKSLGMARTAEVKRDARIGEAEARCDATIKEAIAEEQRMAARFLNDTEIAKAQRDFELKKAVYDVEVQTKKAEAEMAYELQAAKTKQRIKEEQMQIKVVERTQEIAVQEQEMQRRERELEATIRRPAEAEKYKLEKLAEANKLRVILEAEAEAEAIKVRGEAEAFAIAAKSKAEAEQMAKKAEAWREYREAAMVDMLLDTLPKVAAEVAAPLSQAKKITMVSSGNGEVGAVKLTGEVLQIVNKIPELVKSITGVDISRSVHAG; this is encoded by the exons ATGGTTTGGGGGTTTGTTACTTGCGGCCCGAACGAGGCCTTGGTAGTATCAG GATGTTGCCACATGAAGCCACTGTTGGTTCCTGGCGGTCGGGCATTCGTTTGGCCTTCGATTCAACAAGTGCAAAG AATCTCGCTCAACACCATGACGCTGCAGGTGGAAAGCCCGACCGTGTACACCAGCCAGGGCGTGCCAATCTCCGTCACCGGCATCGCGCAGGTAAAGATCCAGGGCCAGAACGAGGACATGCTGCTGACGGCGTGCGAACAGTTCCTCGGCAAATCGGAAGCCGAAATCCAGCACATCGCCCTGGTGACGCTCGAAGGCCACCAGCGTGCCATCATGGGCTCGATGACGGTCGAGGAGATCTACAAGGATCGCAAGAAGTTCTCGAAACAGGTGTTCGAGGTCGCTTCGTCCGACCTGGTCAACATGGGCATTACCGTCGTGTCCTACACGCTGAAGGATATCCGCGATGAGGAG TTCAACGGGACAAATGGG TTCAACGGGTCAAATAGG ggataCCTGAAAAGCCTCGGTATGGCCCGTACGGCGGAAGTGAAGCGTGACGCACGGATCGGCGAGGCGGAGGCCCGGTGCGATGCGACGATCAAGGAAGCGATTGCCGAGGAGCAACGGATGGCGGCCCGCTTCCTGAACGACACCGAGATCGCGAAGGCCCAGCGTGACTTCGAGCTGAAGAAGGCCGTGTACGATGTGGAGGTGCAGACGAAGAAGGCCGAGGCGGAGATGGCGTACGAGCTGCAGGCGGCCAAGACGAAGCAGCGCATCAAGGAGGAGCAGATGCAGATTAAGGTGGTCGAGCGTACGCAGGAAATTGCGGTCCAGGAGCAGGAAATGCAGCGCCGCGAGCGCGAGCTGGAGGCCACCATCCGCCGGCCGGCCGAGGCCGAGAAGTACAAGCTGGAAAAGCTGGCCGAAGCGAACAAGCTGCGCGTCATCCTGGAGGCGGAAGCAGAAGCGGAAGCG ATAAAGGTACGCGGAGAGGCGGAAGCGTTTGCCATCGCTGCCAAATCGAAGGCCGAAGCGGAACAGATGGCCAAGAAGGCGGAAGCTTGGAGAGAGTACCGTGAGGCAGCCATGGTCGATATGCTGCTGGATACACTGCCAAAG GTTGCGGCAGAAGTGGCGGCACCACTGTCGCAGGCGAAGAAAATCACGATGGTATCGAGCGGCAACGGTGAGGTCGGTGCCGTGAAGCTGACCGGCGAGGTGCTACAGATCGTGAACAAAATCCCGGAGCTGGTCAAATCCATCACCGGGGTTGATATCTCGCGG TCCGTACACGCTGGTTAA
- the LOC120953890 gene encoding flotillin-1 isoform X2 gives MVWGFVTCGPNEALVVSGCCHMKPLLVPGGRAFVWPSIQQVQRISLNTMTLQVESPTVYTSQGVPISVTGIAQVKIQGQNEDMLLTACEQFLGKSEAEIQHIALVTLEGHQRAIMGSMTVEEIYKDRKKFSKQVFEVASSDLVNMGITVVSYTLKDIRDEEFNGSNRGYLKSLGMARTAEVKRDARIGEAEARCDATIKEAIAEEQRMAARFLNDTEIAKAQRDFELKKAVYDVEVQTKKAEAEMAYELQAAKTKQRIKEEQMQIKVVERTQEIAVQEQEMQRRERELEATIRRPAEAEKYKLEKLAEANKLRVILEAEAEAEAIKVRGEAEAFAIAAKSKAEAEQMAKKAEAWREYREAAMVDMLLDTLPKVAAEVAAPLSQAKKITMVSSGNGEVGAVKLTGEVLQIVNKIPELVKSITGVDISRSVHAG, from the exons ATGGTTTGGGGGTTTGTTACTTGCGGCCCGAACGAGGCCTTGGTAGTATCAG GATGTTGCCACATGAAGCCACTGTTGGTTCCTGGCGGTCGGGCATTCGTTTGGCCTTCGATTCAACAAGTGCAAAG AATCTCGCTCAACACCATGACGCTGCAGGTGGAAAGCCCGACCGTGTACACCAGCCAGGGCGTGCCAATCTCCGTCACCGGCATCGCGCAGGTAAAGATCCAGGGCCAGAACGAGGACATGCTGCTGACGGCGTGCGAACAGTTCCTCGGCAAATCGGAAGCCGAAATCCAGCACATCGCCCTGGTGACGCTCGAAGGCCACCAGCGTGCCATCATGGGCTCGATGACGGTCGAGGAGATCTACAAGGATCGCAAGAAGTTCTCGAAACAGGTGTTCGAGGTCGCTTCGTCCGACCTGGTCAACATGGGCATTACCGTCGTGTCCTACACGCTGAAGGATATCCGCGATGAGGAG TTCAACGGGTCAAATAGG ggataCCTGAAAAGCCTCGGTATGGCCCGTACGGCGGAAGTGAAGCGTGACGCACGGATCGGCGAGGCGGAGGCCCGGTGCGATGCGACGATCAAGGAAGCGATTGCCGAGGAGCAACGGATGGCGGCCCGCTTCCTGAACGACACCGAGATCGCGAAGGCCCAGCGTGACTTCGAGCTGAAGAAGGCCGTGTACGATGTGGAGGTGCAGACGAAGAAGGCCGAGGCGGAGATGGCGTACGAGCTGCAGGCGGCCAAGACGAAGCAGCGCATCAAGGAGGAGCAGATGCAGATTAAGGTGGTCGAGCGTACGCAGGAAATTGCGGTCCAGGAGCAGGAAATGCAGCGCCGCGAGCGCGAGCTGGAGGCCACCATCCGCCGGCCGGCCGAGGCCGAGAAGTACAAGCTGGAAAAGCTGGCCGAAGCGAACAAGCTGCGCGTCATCCTGGAGGCGGAAGCAGAAGCGGAAGCG ATAAAGGTACGCGGAGAGGCGGAAGCGTTTGCCATCGCTGCCAAATCGAAGGCCGAAGCGGAACAGATGGCCAAGAAGGCGGAAGCTTGGAGAGAGTACCGTGAGGCAGCCATGGTCGATATGCTGCTGGATACACTGCCAAAG GTTGCGGCAGAAGTGGCGGCACCACTGTCGCAGGCGAAGAAAATCACGATGGTATCGAGCGGCAACGGTGAGGTCGGTGCCGTGAAGCTGACCGGCGAGGTGCTACAGATCGTGAACAAAATCCCGGAGCTGGTCAAATCCATCACCGGGGTTGATATCTCGCGG TCCGTACACGCTGGTTAA
- the LOC120953890 gene encoding flotillin-1 isoform X4 produces the protein MVWGFVTCGPNEALVVSGCCHMKPLLVPGGRAFVWPSIQQVQRISLNTMTLQVESPTVYTSQGVPISVTGIAQVKIQGQNEDMLLTACEQFLGKSEAEIQHIALVTLEGHQRAIMGSMTVEEIYKDRKKFSKQVFEVASSDLVNMGITVVSYTLKDIRDEEGYLKSLGMARTAEVKRDARIGEAEARCDATIKEAIAEEQRMAARFLNDTEIAKAQRDFELKKAVYDVEVQTKKAEAEMAYELQAAKTKQRIKEEQMQIKVVERTQEIAVQEQEMQRRERELEATIRRPAEAEKYKLEKLAEANKLRVILEAEAEAEAIKVRGEAEAFAIAAKSKAEAEQMAKKAEAWREYREAAMVDMLLDTLPKVAAEVAAPLSQAKKITMVSSGNGEVGAVKLTGEVLQIVNKIPELVKSITGVDISRSVHAG, from the exons ATGGTTTGGGGGTTTGTTACTTGCGGCCCGAACGAGGCCTTGGTAGTATCAG GATGTTGCCACATGAAGCCACTGTTGGTTCCTGGCGGTCGGGCATTCGTTTGGCCTTCGATTCAACAAGTGCAAAG AATCTCGCTCAACACCATGACGCTGCAGGTGGAAAGCCCGACCGTGTACACCAGCCAGGGCGTGCCAATCTCCGTCACCGGCATCGCGCAGGTAAAGATCCAGGGCCAGAACGAGGACATGCTGCTGACGGCGTGCGAACAGTTCCTCGGCAAATCGGAAGCCGAAATCCAGCACATCGCCCTGGTGACGCTCGAAGGCCACCAGCGTGCCATCATGGGCTCGATGACGGTCGAGGAGATCTACAAGGATCGCAAGAAGTTCTCGAAACAGGTGTTCGAGGTCGCTTCGTCCGACCTGGTCAACATGGGCATTACCGTCGTGTCCTACACGCTGAAGGATATCCGCGATGAGGAG ggataCCTGAAAAGCCTCGGTATGGCCCGTACGGCGGAAGTGAAGCGTGACGCACGGATCGGCGAGGCGGAGGCCCGGTGCGATGCGACGATCAAGGAAGCGATTGCCGAGGAGCAACGGATGGCGGCCCGCTTCCTGAACGACACCGAGATCGCGAAGGCCCAGCGTGACTTCGAGCTGAAGAAGGCCGTGTACGATGTGGAGGTGCAGACGAAGAAGGCCGAGGCGGAGATGGCGTACGAGCTGCAGGCGGCCAAGACGAAGCAGCGCATCAAGGAGGAGCAGATGCAGATTAAGGTGGTCGAGCGTACGCAGGAAATTGCGGTCCAGGAGCAGGAAATGCAGCGCCGCGAGCGCGAGCTGGAGGCCACCATCCGCCGGCCGGCCGAGGCCGAGAAGTACAAGCTGGAAAAGCTGGCCGAAGCGAACAAGCTGCGCGTCATCCTGGAGGCGGAAGCAGAAGCGGAAGCG ATAAAGGTACGCGGAGAGGCGGAAGCGTTTGCCATCGCTGCCAAATCGAAGGCCGAAGCGGAACAGATGGCCAAGAAGGCGGAAGCTTGGAGAGAGTACCGTGAGGCAGCCATGGTCGATATGCTGCTGGATACACTGCCAAAG GTTGCGGCAGAAGTGGCGGCACCACTGTCGCAGGCGAAGAAAATCACGATGGTATCGAGCGGCAACGGTGAGGTCGGTGCCGTGAAGCTGACCGGCGAGGTGCTACAGATCGTGAACAAAATCCCGGAGCTGGTCAAATCCATCACCGGGGTTGATATCTCGCGG TCCGTACACGCTGGTTAA